Part of the Lolium rigidum isolate FL_2022 chromosome 6, APGP_CSIRO_Lrig_0.1, whole genome shotgun sequence genome, AGGTACTTACGCTTGCCTCAGCAGCAACAGCATGTGTGTGGATTCTATCAATGATCTAGGGTACATGTGCAATTGCACCCATGGGTATGAAGGCAACCCTTATCTTCCAGGCGGATGCAAAGGTACTATTTAGCTTAATAAGAATGTCAGCATGTATGTACGTATATTAAtgacaaccatatttccctctggaTCGGACGAGGGGCCCTTTTATTTGAGATGATAACCTTTGGTTTTGCTAATTTTGCTGCAGATGTTAATGAATGCTATAAAAACCCATGCCCTTCAGATGGCTTTTGCCGCAATACTGTTGGAGGACGCAAGTGTTCTTGCCGAGTAGGGAAAAAGTATAGTGAGAAAAGCAATACATGCAACCCTGACACCAGCTTAATAATAGGTAACGTCCAAAAAAATCGACAACCTAGCTAGACTGTTACTTTATCTCATCTTGTGCAATGTAAAGAATATAAATTTATAACCAATATTGCATCTAACATTGGCCAAAGAGCACCAATCAATCAATCATGCTTGCTTtaatctctctgtctctctctctctttcactCCACAACCTGAAAAATGATTGTCTCGCGTGATGTGTTTATGCAGGAGTTACAATAGGATCATTTGGTCTAATGATTATCATCATTATCATTGTCTTCTGGGTACAGATGGTAATTCAGAAGAGAAAATTGAACAAAGTTAAGCAGGAGCATTTTCTTGAGCATGGAGGCTTGCTTTTATTTGATAGGATGAAATCAGAGAAAGGTCTTGCGTTCACCGTCTTTTCAGAAGCTGAACTCATACAAATCACTGACAACTATGATAATAGCAGAATACTTGGAAAAGGAGGCCATGGAATGGTCTATAAAGGAGTAGTAAAGAACAACATCCCAGCTGCAATTAAAAGATGTTTCTTGGTTGATGAAAGGCAGAAGAAAGAATTTGGCAAGGAGATGCTCATTTTGTCCCAAATCAATCACAAGAACATTGTTAAACTGTTGGGTTGTTGCCTTGAGGTGGAAGTTCCAATTCTGGTATATGAGTTTGTCCCGAATGGTACTTTGTTCGAGCTTATCCACGGCAAGAACCGAGCACTGCAAATCTCCTTTAGCACTCTCTTGAGGATTGCCCATGAAGCAGCCGAAGGACTCCACTTCCTCCATTCATACGCATCTCCCCCAATAATTCATGGTGATGTGAAAAGTTCGAACATTCTTCTTGATGAAAACTACATGGCAAAAGTGTCAGACTTTGGAGCATCCATACTAGCCCCATCCGACAAAGAGCAGTTTGTCACAATGGTTCAAGGTACTTGTGGTTACCTTGATCCTGAGTACATGCAAACATGTCAGTTAACAGACAAAAGCGACGTATATAGCTTCGGAGTTATCCTCTTAGAGATTCTCACAGGCCAGTTGCCACTGAAGCTTGAAGGGTGTGAGAAGCCAAGAAGCTTGTCGTTGCTTTTCCTATCTGCTATGAAGGGGAACAATCTCGATGATGTGTTGGTGAGTCACGTGAAAGGCCAAGAGAGCATGGAGCTATTGAGTGGACTTGCAGACCTAGCTAAGAGATGCCTAGATATGTGCGGAGACAACCGGCCCTCGATGAAAGATGTCGCCGATGAGCTCAACAGGTTGAGGAAGCTTTCGGTTCATCCTTGGATACGTGTAGGTGTAGAGACAGAGGCAGAAAGCCTTCTTGTTGGAGAATCTACACCTCTATATGAATTTGAACAAAGTACTGGGTATACTGCAGATGAAAGTGAGGACCGGCCCATAAACCCTAGAAGTGTTAATTATGCAAGATAACTAAACCATGCATAATATAAACATTAAAGCCAATACTTGTCGACAAAGTTCTTCCCATACAAACCTTGTTTAAACTTTATAGGTTACTGCTACTTCTGCTCTGTTCGATTCCATGCATTTTTTATATGGAAATGCGTGTCTCTCTTGCACCTTGTTAGTTATGAACCATTTTTTTAGTTCATTGGACGACTGATCAGGAAGGAATGTTGCAACTCATTTGATATAGCTTTACCGAGTGTATTATTGGCTTTACCATTATAAAACCTTCAAAACCGAGTCTATTGTTAGCTTTACGCTTGATTTCTCACACACAACCTCATCTTCACTCTCAGGTACTTCTCTTTTTACACATTTTTTTAGTGGATCTACTTCTCTTTTCACTCACGGTTGTCCGGGAATGACTAGCTAGGTCCTTGGATCACTTCACGAACCGGTGCACGTCCTCGCGACGCCAGggcgaaccctagcgccgccagccACCGTCCCCCCTTCGCAtccctccctccgccgctgcgGTCGGCGCCGGCCACGGTGGCGGCAGGCCCCGTCGCCAAAGGGGGTCGGGGGGTGGTCGTGGCGACGACCTGATGTGGCGGCTGGGGTGGCTGCTGCGGGGAGGCGAGCACGGCGTCCGGGCGGAGATCCCCCGatgtgcggcggcggctgctcctTCCATGGCCTTCCGacgatgggtggtggtggtggctgcgggTCTGGTTCCCACACAGACCCTTCGTCGGTTCAGCTGACGGCGCGAGGAGGGGCAGCGACTTTGCGAGGTGTGGATGGTGTGGTACCGGCATCCAAGACCGCGTGGATTGGCAGGCCTTCGATCTGGGTCGCGTGGGTCTCGGATGGTGCGTCCACCGATTCCTCCTTCGTTTTCGCTGGCTAGCAGATGGCGGTGAGGGGGCCTGCTCGTTTGTTTCGcagtttgaaggtggtggtcctagggtttctcttgcgcgaagatggagaccttccTGAGGTCTGCCCTTCttgtctggccggagtgttgagttctggaaggcgccgtcggtgaatgtaacagtgcatcttttgtctggagtttgctggatcgggtggtattcggtcgtgcgcacccatgtttttattccagccgtttggttctggaggaagcggcgcgaagctctgttctgtgttgacatcaagtgacattttggtccatggtgaagtaagaagaagagaatatcatgaatgcCGGATCAGAGGTCTAGCTAATGGAGAtttaagtctccgcgctgttgagggacttgcttggtgttccgggcttcacagtaatggtatgaaagtgggggcggcaacacatgtgaagttcagagtcctacctttcatggtgaaaatccaaggtctgacttTAAccggttgtgcctagcaatgaccttgttggaggcttttgagagcggggactatcttcgggtgaaaacctaagatctttggtcgggcgacgacggcggccggtgcactgttttcttcttggaggcgtcgctttggagagtccactggtagaaaaaagtgctttagtcccggttcgcaagggccattaatcccggttgcgcaaccgggataattatgcgcgactaaagcccccccccctttagtcccggttgcttacgaaccgggactaaaggccccgccACGTGGGCGGCTGGCATGCGCCGGGGCgaagaacctttagtcccggtttgtaacacgaaccgggactaaaggctatttcgagttaattttttaattcatttgggtttctaattatttttcactccctctttttttctatttttttcagaatttctactatttcagttatttgcatagtttagtctctatctctaactacacttatctctagtcaaattacatactcgtggtcaaacttcccgctcggtcacccatcctcccactactctagcactagcacgcttaacttctgagttccatcccgttccgcatccaagtgcttcgcgcgcatgtatgtgatagtagtatcatatcaatcctattaacatgttgatcgatgcatttctttattgtttggatttcaaataattcttttaataaacaaagtaatgatgtaataataatcttgaataaataaataaacattaactttttaatttgtattatttttaattttattaattaattaaatatattttttgccaaacctaaaacctaaaaatttgaaaatcaaaaaattgggtaaaaatgatagtaatctttatgcaggatgcaattattaattttaggttttaaaaaaataaaaaatatataaaatccataatttatagcaaaaactaaaatcctcctgctttcatattttcatttggaattttgagaatctaaaaatgaattcggatgtaactttttcccatgatcatttcgatatattatacgtttttttttgaCGTGGTATGCAAAAGttgttgcggttttaccatttttcaaaacttttttgcaaaaaaaatgaaaattcaaatttgttaattttccctaatactaagttgcataacatacaagaatgtgaaaacattttatttttttgaattttctatcattttattttctattttacgaGTGCTAGAAAAGGCGATCCCTTTAATGTACGAAAAtaaaaagggtaccctttagtcccggttggggataccaaccgggactaaagggtaccctttagtcccggtttaaagGTTCTTGCCCTGGCCGTAGCCCAccgtagccctttagtcccggttgccccgagcattagtctcggttcaccaccagaaccgggactaaagacccattagtcccgggtcaaagtatttggggactaataGGTTGGGATGGAAGgcattttttctactagtggtctgtatttcaggtgttgtcttggtggtcgatgtattgttattgctaggcctagaatgttgtagcgggacttttgtttcttagttttctttttccctttttgattgtgtgcatccgtacttgtCATTAGggtgttgtgttgttgcagaggctgagtgtaatttgtattttctgatattaatatattccatttATCGAAAAAACTCACGGTTGTCCATAAACCTTTTGCTGGGTGGCCTGAGCCATCTAAACCATTTTCCCTCAAGGTTTCTCAACTTAGCATGAAGTTGTGAGTTCTTATCCGTTATCTCTTTCATCTATAACTCGAGGAGCAATAACTGCACGTACTTCCTCTACGCCAAAATATAGTGCATTTTTTAAGTCAAATCGAGTAAAATTTGAACAAGTTCATATaagaaaatatcaacatctaaaatATTAAATCAATACCACTAGAAACATCACAAAGTATATTTTAATATGGAATACATTCAGTATTATAGATATAGATATTTTTCTCAACAAACATGGTCGAAGTTAGTGTAATTTAACTTTCACGAAAACCCAGGTGCACTATATTTCGAAAAAAGAGTGCACAGATTAATATAATAAAAGAACTCCTTTCAGACATGATTTTTCAGCTCCCGAGCTCAATGGCGGGCCCACAAATGGACAAAGGAGGGAGCTGACTTACACATGTCCAAAACAATTCTTGTTATAACAATAAAATTGTATGATAAATCCCTAGAAAAAATGTACGAATGCTTAATAAGTTGCACAAACGATAATTAGCCAATGAACATGTAAAAACAATAAATTTGTGTAGATCAATACCAATTAGTAAAGGTCTGATCCATATCCATCACGGTATCTTTGGCACCATGATCACTCAAGAGTGAGATTTCAAAAGCATGTACAACTCTGCATGTACAGTAGTATGTATACATTGTAAATAGGTATTACAAATGGAATTAAGAGTACGTAAAGTCAAAAATAGAAAACATACCACTAATTTCTATCGATGATTTTCGGTAATTGAATTTGCAATTCTTGTAACCTTGAAATGTCATCCATATGAAGCTTAATCTTCGCTCTTTTAGGCTCAGCATTGCTAACTTCACCTTGAGGTACTAAGGCTTTATTACTGCTAGAGCTATTTCCTCTTATAATGAATTTATCCATGTTGATGAAACCTAACCATAAGAATTATGACTTTGTAGAATATTCAGTAAAAGTATAAATGACCTGACTTAACACTGTTTGAGAAAAATCATACTCAATGAGGATATTCATGAGGGGAAGGGTGTGGACAGCGGACATACTTGCAAAACGCAAGCTGCCTCATATTGAGCATTGTGTTTTCTGCAATTTTATCACAGAGAGTTCTCGGCATGTTTTTATCGGTTGTACGGTCGTAAACATTATATGGGGAGCAATCCTAAACTGGGCTGGATTTCATCAGGTAGTGCCTTCCATGGATAAGCCTCTTAGTTCATGGTGGGAATCTATGAGATCGAACGTTCCAAGAGCAAACAAAAGTCGCATGGATTCACTTGTGATGCTCACCACCTGGATGACATGGAGGGAAAGAAATGGCAGAGTCTTCGAGAATTTATCTACACCGATCCAAACCTTTGTTGCCCACATCAAGAAGGAAGTGAAACTTTGGTCGGTCGCAAGTGCTGGCCGTTTTACACCTCTGTTGGCGTAGGcctcttttatttttttttgtttggttttCTCCTACCCGCTGGCCGCCTTCTTGGTTCTGTAGGTCGTTTCCTCAGTTTTTTttatttctctctttttcttttgggCTTGATGCTTCCCTGTAACCTTGTATTTCTTGGCTTCTTTCTTCTTATATATTTAACATGTAGTTCTCATGTATGCTTCCCGAAAAAAAATCAGGCTAGCGGATCATATACAATACATTACCAAGGATTGTGTTGAATTTTTTATTGTCGTGAAGTGGTCGTCGGCCTAGGCGTCACAAAGACAGTAACGGTCAGGTTTAGGGTGGACCGGAGGAGCTATGCGGGGGAATCACGGCCGCTGGCCTATGGTGACCTAGCGTGGCTGCCGGTACGATGCCGAGAGCCATGAGAGGTGAGATCAGGAGACACGAATCACCGGCCAAGCCTCGCCTAGCACGAGGGCTTTGGAGGAGATTGATTAGCGtggcttcttctctctttttcagttttccTGTTTCTTGATCGACACATTTCCCACGATCTCTCCCTCGTTTGTCTTCCATCGCTTGATGTTGGCCTGCTGGGCCATATCCGTGGGGGATGGGATGGGCTAGGCTGAG contains:
- the LOC124668463 gene encoding wall-associated receptor kinase 5-like, which encodes MAMFLQLGLGLILLAAQYGPGAAVPSSECRRKCGNVDIPYPFGIDLKIPNCSLAEGFDLSCDEVQGGVSRPFRGAFEVLNISLTNSTVRVLNYIVGYCYNTSTKSMEQLGRYGGVNKGSPSSPYRVSNIRNRFTVIGCCALALMSDYDITGYRGYGVATCRNLSDLVDGVCSGIGCSQTTIPKRIYFYETQFQDSVNASQSQTWKFSPCSYAVVMEAAQFRFSAEYISTKKFNDSYGGGRAPMIFDWAIRDANSCDVAKQNKTGTYACLSSNSMCVDSINDLGYMCNCTHGYEGNPYLPGGCKDVNECYKNPCPSDGFCRNTVGGRKCSCRVGKKYSEKSNTCNPDTSLIIGVTIGSFGLMIIIIIIVFWVQMVIQKRKLNKVKQEHFLEHGGLLLFDRMKSEKGLAFTVFSEAELIQITDNYDNSRILGKGGHGMVYKGVVKNNIPAAIKRCFLVDERQKKEFGKEMLILSQINHKNIVKLLGCCLEVEVPILVYEFVPNGTLFELIHGKNRALQISFSTLLRIAHEAAEGLHFLHSYASPPIIHGDVKSSNILLDENYMAKVSDFGASILAPSDKEQFVTMVQGTCGYLDPEYMQTCQLTDKSDVYSFGVILLEILTGQLPLKLEGCEKPRSLSLLFLSAMKGNNLDDVLVSHVKGQESMELLSGLADLAKRCLDMCGDNRPSMKDVADELNRLRKLSVHPWIRVGVETEAESLLVGESTPLYEFEQSTGYTADESEDRPINPRSVNYAR